One part of the Janthinobacterium sp. 17J80-10 genome encodes these proteins:
- a CDS encoding helix-turn-helix domain-containing protein has product MLSSPPSEIRIEPPQPVSHLSPHETGWQRQGKLWSNLKELCELLRIPAATTLADDELLFQHVQFKTGQRVHTIGQAFDSLYVVHSGFLKTVLIDEFGNEQVLSFPMKGDLFGVDGIHTKHHASEAVALSNCDLILLPFKKLTALGRTHAEFEHAMYSVMSRELVREQGMVSMLGALSAEARVARFLVSLSDRYAEMGYSSKLFNLRMTRHEIGSYLGLTLETVSRTLSAFNEIGLISVDQRSIGIKDIDSLKTLRRLPPSSSRAKQLAARKLKAAGNGQMASA; this is encoded by the coding sequence ATGCTGTCCTCGCCCCCCTCTGAAATTCGGATCGAGCCACCACAACCAGTCTCGCATTTGTCGCCGCACGAAACCGGCTGGCAGCGCCAGGGAAAACTCTGGTCAAATTTGAAGGAATTATGCGAACTGCTGCGGATTCCAGCAGCAACGACCCTGGCCGACGACGAATTGCTGTTCCAGCACGTACAATTCAAGACCGGGCAACGCGTGCATACCATCGGCCAGGCGTTCGACAGCCTGTATGTCGTGCATTCCGGCTTCCTGAAAACCGTCCTCATCGATGAATTCGGCAATGAGCAAGTGCTGAGCTTCCCCATGAAAGGGGATTTGTTCGGCGTTGACGGCATCCACACCAAGCACCACGCTTCGGAAGCCGTAGCCCTGTCGAACTGCGACCTGATCCTGCTGCCCTTCAAGAAGCTCACGGCGCTCGGACGCACCCATGCCGAATTCGAGCATGCCATGTACAGCGTCATGAGCAGGGAGCTGGTGCGCGAACAAGGCATGGTCAGCATGCTCGGTGCCCTTTCCGCCGAAGCGCGTGTCGCCCGTTTCCTGGTATCCCTGTCGGATCGCTATGCCGAGATGGGTTATTCCAGCAAACTCTTCAACCTGCGCATGACGCGCCATGAAATCGGCAGTTATCTGGGCCTGACGCTGGAAACAGTCAGCCGGACCCTGTCGGCATTCAATGAAATCGGCCTGATCAGCGTCGACCAGCGCTCGATCGGCATCAAGGATATCGATTCGCTCAAGACCTTGCGCCGCCTGCCGCCGTCCAGTTCACGCGCCAAGCAGCTCGCAGCGCGCAAACTGAAAGCTGCAGGCAACGGCCAAATGGCATCCGCCTGA
- a CDS encoding phasin family protein — MYQTQLEASRRLADAFFSGAEKIDHVLLTASHRAWTDQLRFVQSLVAVRDPQGAADAQAKFFSLRPDRAMNYQRDLMKVFTEVQSEIGKSMRSYVEQVGSGVAPDFAAGIAPEDTSEQETYNPIAANPLTGMFTAWQSAFREAASAANRNMETARNTFENAASAGYEHAEQAVDDAVDEMTAGREKRSTAHHNGKRK, encoded by the coding sequence ATGTATCAGACGCAACTCGAAGCGTCGCGACGCCTGGCCGATGCATTTTTCAGTGGCGCTGAAAAAATCGACCATGTATTACTGACAGCGTCGCATCGTGCCTGGACCGACCAGTTACGCTTCGTGCAGTCGCTGGTCGCGGTGCGCGATCCGCAAGGTGCGGCGGATGCGCAGGCCAAGTTTTTTTCGCTGCGCCCGGATCGCGCCATGAATTATCAGCGTGATCTCATGAAGGTATTCACCGAAGTACAATCCGAAATCGGCAAGTCGATGCGCAGCTACGTGGAGCAGGTGGGTAGTGGGGTTGCCCCGGATTTTGCAGCAGGGATCGCGCCGGAGGATACCAGCGAGCAGGAAACTTACAATCCGATCGCCGCCAATCCATTAACGGGGATGTTTACTGCCTGGCAGTCGGCTTTCCGGGAGGCAGCATCTGCCGCAAACCGGAATATGGAAACTGCGAGAAATACCTTCGAGAACGCCGCCAGTGCAGGATACGAACATGCCGAGCAAGCCGTGGATGACGCTGTCGACGAAATGACGGCCGGGCGGGAAAAGCGCAGCACGGCGCATCACAATGGCAAGCGCAAATAA
- a CDS encoding universal stress protein, whose amino-acid sequence MAYKTIVVQLDDSSHSVERTRIAAALARAHDAHLIGAAATGISRYAFQGGATLPPDPNLAIHIEQLRERAGRVLDQAEPLVLAEGLPTFEKRLVDDDASGGLSELARYSDLVVIGQFDPAATVAMTLSDFPEYVVFTGGRPALIIPHTGTFATVGNRVLVAWDGGRSATRAVTDALPFLRQAELVQVALFNQPGADASAPLAGEDIALYLARHGVRAELLPNKPTDNVGDALLSLAADLGTDLIVMGGYGHSRFREILLGGVTRTVLTAMTIPVLMSH is encoded by the coding sequence ATGGCTTACAAAACAATCGTGGTGCAGCTGGATGACTCCAGTCACTCCGTCGAGCGCACCCGCATTGCCGCGGCGCTGGCCAGAGCGCATGACGCCCACCTGATCGGCGCGGCGGCAACCGGCATTTCCCGCTACGCTTTCCAGGGCGGTGCCACGCTGCCGCCTGACCCCAACCTGGCGATCCACATCGAGCAGCTGCGCGAGCGCGCCGGGCGCGTGCTTGACCAGGCCGAGCCGCTGGTGCTGGCTGAAGGCCTGCCAACATTCGAAAAACGCCTGGTGGACGACGATGCTTCCGGCGGGCTGAGCGAACTGGCGCGCTACAGCGACCTGGTGGTGATCGGTCAGTTCGACCCCGCTGCAACCGTCGCAATGACCCTCTCGGACTTCCCCGAATACGTCGTTTTCACGGGCGGGCGCCCGGCCCTGATCATTCCGCATACCGGCACGTTTGCCACCGTCGGCAATCGCGTTCTGGTGGCTTGGGATGGCGGGCGCTCGGCCACCCGCGCCGTCACGGATGCACTGCCGTTTCTGCGCCAGGCCGAACTGGTCCAGGTTGCACTGTTCAACCAGCCGGGCGCCGACGCCAGTGCCCCACTTGCCGGGGAAGATATTGCACTGTACCTTGCCCGCCATGGCGTCCGCGCCGAACTATTGCCGAACAAGCCCACCGACAACGTCGGCGATGCCCTGCTGTCACTGGCGGCAGATCTTGGCACCGACCTGATTGTCATGGGCGGGTACGGTCATTCGCGTTTCCGGGAAATTCTCCTCGGCGGCGTAACACGCACGGTGCTGACTGCCATGACGATACCGGTACTGATGTCGCACTAA
- a CDS encoding alpha/beta fold hydrolase, producing MHLDPFGIGSTFFKIQQAWLRHPQQQLEAQRELAASLWMLNLNALTTMVGGGGKNTEKIADGDERFQDPEWQANLGNSLMVQNYLAYTRWLERAVYDSPGADSKDRHAAAFWTRQWFNALAPSNFFLTNPVAIHKAMQTRGASLAKGIEHFMADVKAGDVQMMGNDPAFEVGKNIATTPGSVVFRNELFELIQYHPAGKKVRAMPIVITPPWINKFYIMDLNEKKSMVRHLVNEGFTVFMISWKNPGADMADNTFEKYLLKGMLKAIEAACAITGAPKVHAIGYCIGGTALTALMALLNSKFKPAQVPVAHWTLLASLADFSRPGEIEAFINEHSLATIEQLMEKQGFLDKKQLSSAFRLLRPNSLIWHYVVHKYLYGETPPSLDVLYWNSDSTRLPRAMHLFCLRQFYVDNNLAKKDAIVLDGQKIDLGRITQPLYSVGTTEDHITPWAGTFKTAALVKGPVRYVLSTSGHILGIINPPGPTSKREYWAGEAGGVTNSKTWLAEQKKEAGSWWTDWCSWLHEGCGPLQAPPGIGLPDYPVLCDAPGTYVKET from the coding sequence ATGCATCTGGATCCGTTTGGCATCGGCAGCACCTTTTTCAAGATCCAGCAAGCCTGGCTGCGGCACCCGCAGCAGCAACTGGAAGCGCAACGCGAGTTGGCGGCGAGCTTGTGGATGCTCAACCTGAATGCGCTGACCACGATGGTCGGCGGTGGCGGCAAGAATACGGAAAAAATCGCGGACGGCGATGAACGCTTCCAGGATCCCGAATGGCAGGCAAACCTGGGCAATTCGCTCATGGTGCAAAACTACCTCGCCTACACCCGCTGGCTCGAGCGCGCCGTCTATGACTCGCCCGGCGCAGACAGCAAGGATCGCCATGCCGCGGCATTCTGGACCCGCCAGTGGTTCAATGCCCTCGCGCCCAGCAATTTCTTCCTGACCAATCCGGTCGCCATTCACAAGGCCATGCAAACCCGTGGCGCCAGCCTGGCCAAGGGCATCGAGCACTTCATGGCCGATGTCAAGGCGGGCGACGTGCAAATGATGGGCAACGACCCGGCTTTCGAGGTTGGCAAGAACATCGCGACCACGCCCGGATCGGTCGTATTCCGCAACGAACTGTTCGAATTGATCCAGTACCATCCGGCCGGCAAAAAGGTGCGCGCCATGCCAATCGTGATCACGCCGCCATGGATCAATAAGTTCTACATCATGGACTTGAACGAGAAAAAAAGCATGGTACGCCACCTGGTTAATGAAGGATTCACAGTCTTCATGATCAGCTGGAAAAATCCGGGTGCCGACATGGCCGATAACACCTTCGAGAAATATCTGCTGAAGGGCATGCTGAAGGCGATTGAAGCGGCTTGCGCGATTACCGGCGCGCCAAAGGTGCATGCTATCGGCTATTGCATTGGCGGCACCGCCCTGACTGCGCTGATGGCGCTGCTGAACAGCAAGTTCAAGCCGGCCCAGGTCCCCGTGGCGCACTGGACCCTGCTGGCTTCCCTGGCGGATTTCTCCCGTCCCGGCGAAATCGAGGCTTTCATCAACGAGCACAGCCTGGCGACCATCGAGCAGCTGATGGAAAAACAGGGGTTCCTCGACAAGAAGCAACTATCGTCCGCATTCCGCCTGCTGCGGCCGAACAGCCTGATCTGGCATTACGTGGTGCACAAGTACCTGTATGGCGAAACCCCGCCCTCGCTGGATGTGCTCTACTGGAACAGCGACAGTACCCGCCTGCCACGCGCCATGCATCTGTTCTGCCTGCGCCAGTTTTATGTCGATAACAACCTGGCGAAAAAAGATGCCATCGTGCTTGATGGCCAGAAAATCGATCTTGGTCGTATTACCCAACCCTTGTACTCAGTCGGCACCACCGAGGACCACATCACGCCCTGGGCTGGCACCTTCAAGACTGCTGCCCTGGTCAAGGGTCCGGTGCGCTATGTCCTGTCGACATCCGGCCACATTCTCGGCATCATCAACCCGCCCGGCCCTACGTCCAAGCGCGAGTACTGGGCCGGCGAGGCTGGCGGGGTCACCAATAGCAAAACCTGGCTGGCCGAGCAAAAAAAGGAGGCCGGTTCCTGGTGGACCGACTGGTGTAGCTGGCTGCACGAAGGCTGCGGCCCGCTGCAAGCGCCCCCTGGAATTGGACTGCCCGACTATCCGGTCCTTTGCGACGCGCCGGGTACCTATGTGAAGGAAACCTGA
- a CDS encoding dihydrofolate reductase codes for MSQRLTIIVAIDAQRGIGLNNALPWRLPEDLAFFKRTTTGHPIIMGRKTFDSIGKPLPNRRNIVITRNPDWRHDGVEAVGSLAEAAQLAGDGEAFVIGGAQIFAAALPQVQRLIVTEIAKTFACDTFLPAFDPAAWRETARESHHSEANACDFAFVTYDRI; via the coding sequence ATGTCACAACGCCTGACCATCATCGTCGCCATCGACGCCCAGCGCGGCATCGGCCTGAACAATGCCCTGCCCTGGCGCCTGCCGGAAGACCTGGCCTTTTTCAAGCGCACCACCACCGGCCATCCCATCATCATGGGGCGCAAGACTTTCGATTCGATCGGCAAGCCCCTGCCCAACCGCCGCAACATCGTCATTACCCGCAATCCGGACTGGCGCCATGATGGCGTCGAGGCGGTCGGTTCGCTGGCAGAAGCGGCCCAACTGGCAGGCGATGGCGAAGCCTTCGTGATCGGCGGCGCGCAAATCTTCGCCGCGGCCTTGCCGCAGGTGCAGCGACTGATCGTGACCGAGATCGCCAAGACGTTTGCCTGCGATACTTTCCTGCCGGCCTTCGATCCTGCGGCATGGCGCGAAACGGCGCGGGAAAGCCATCATTCCGAAGCCAACGCCTGCGATTTCGCCTTCGTTACCTACGATCGCATTTGA
- a CDS encoding arginine/lysine/ornithine decarboxylase: MKFRFPIVIIDEDFRSENTSGLGIRALANAMEQEGMEVVGVTSYGDLSQFAQQQSRASAFILSIDDEEFGGGTDDEVETALKSLRAFVEEIRHKNADIPIYLYGETRTSRHIPNDILRELHGFIHMFEDTPEFVARHIIREAKSYLDSLPPPFFRALVHYAQDGSYSWHCPGHSGGVAFLKSPIGQMFHQFFGENMLRADVCNAVEELGQLLDHTGPVAASERNAARIFNADHCYFVTNGTSTSNKMVWHSTVAPGDIVVVDRNCHKSILHSIIMCGAIPVFLMPTRNHLGIIGPIPLEEFTPESIARKIEANPFAREAVNKKPRILTITQSTYDGVVYNVETLKEMLDGKIDTLHFDEAWLPHATFHDFYKNMHAIGKDRPRAKESLIFSTQSTHKLLAGLSQASQILVRESETVQLDRDTFNEAYLMHTSTSPQYAIIASCDVAAAMMEAPGGTALVEESIREALEFRRAMKKVDAEFGQDWWFKVWGPDTFAEDGIGTQDDWIIRAEDDWHGFGKLAPGFNMLDPIKATVVTPGLSLDGTFGDTGIPASIVTKYLAEHGVIVEKAGLYSFFIMFTIGITKGRWNTLLTALQQFKDDYDKNQPIWRILPEFAAANPRYERIGLRDLCHQIHDMYKSYDVARLTTEMYLSDMQPAMKPSDAFAKMAHRDIERVAIDALEGRVTAILLTPYPPGIPLLIPGERFNRTIVDYLRFARDFNEKFPGFETDVHGLVTREVDGKRGYFVDCVKQD; encoded by the coding sequence ATGAAATTCCGTTTCCCAATTGTCATCATTGACGAAGATTTTCGTTCCGAGAATACCTCGGGCCTGGGCATTCGCGCCCTGGCCAACGCAATGGAGCAGGAAGGCATGGAAGTCGTCGGCGTCACCAGCTACGGTGACCTGTCGCAGTTCGCCCAGCAGCAATCGCGCGCATCCGCCTTCATCCTGTCGATCGACGACGAGGAATTCGGCGGCGGCACCGACGACGAGGTCGAAACCGCGCTGAAATCGCTGCGCGCCTTCGTCGAGGAAATCCGCCACAAGAATGCCGACATTCCGATCTACCTGTACGGTGAAACCCGCACCTCGCGCCATATCCCCAACGATATCCTGCGCGAGCTGCATGGCTTCATCCACATGTTCGAAGACACGCCGGAATTCGTCGCGCGCCACATCATCCGCGAAGCGAAGTCTTACCTGGACAGCCTGCCGCCGCCATTCTTCCGCGCGCTGGTGCATTACGCCCAGGATGGCTCGTATTCGTGGCACTGCCCCGGCCACTCCGGCGGCGTGGCCTTCCTGAAGTCGCCCATCGGCCAGATGTTCCACCAGTTCTTCGGCGAGAACATGCTGCGCGCCGACGTCTGCAACGCCGTCGAGGAACTCGGCCAGCTGCTCGACCATACCGGCCCGGTTGCGGCCTCCGAGCGTAATGCCGCGCGCATCTTCAACGCCGACCACTGCTACTTCGTCACGAACGGCACCTCCACTTCCAACAAGATGGTCTGGCACTCGACTGTTGCGCCAGGCGACATCGTAGTGGTGGACCGCAATTGCCACAAGTCGATCCTGCACTCGATCATCATGTGCGGCGCAATCCCCGTGTTCCTGATGCCGACGCGTAACCACCTCGGCATCATCGGCCCGATTCCGCTGGAAGAATTCACCCCCGAGAGCATTGCGCGCAAGATCGAGGCCAACCCGTTCGCCCGCGAAGCGGTCAACAAGAAGCCGCGCATCCTGACCATTACGCAATCGACCTACGACGGCGTGGTCTACAACGTCGAGACGCTGAAGGAAATGCTGGACGGGAAGATCGACACCCTGCACTTCGATGAAGCCTGGCTGCCGCACGCCACCTTCCACGACTTTTACAAGAACATGCACGCCATCGGCAAGGACCGTCCGCGCGCCAAGGAATCGCTGATCTTCTCGACGCAATCGACGCACAAGCTGCTGGCAGGTCTGTCGCAGGCATCGCAAATCCTGGTGCGCGAATCGGAAACGGTGCAGCTTGACCGCGACACCTTCAACGAAGCGTACCTGATGCATACCTCGACCTCGCCGCAATACGCCATCATCGCCTCGTGCGACGTTGCCGCGGCCATGATGGAAGCCCCCGGCGGCACTGCCCTGGTCGAGGAAAGCATCCGCGAAGCGCTGGAATTCCGCCGCGCCATGAAGAAGGTCGATGCCGAATTCGGCCAGGACTGGTGGTTCAAGGTCTGGGGGCCCGACACGTTCGCCGAAGACGGCATCGGCACCCAGGACGACTGGATCATCCGCGCCGAAGACGACTGGCATGGCTTCGGCAAGCTCGCGCCGGGCTTCAACATGCTCGACCCGATCAAGGCAACCGTGGTCACCCCTGGCCTGTCACTGGACGGCACCTTCGGCGACACCGGCATCCCGGCGTCGATCGTGACCAAGTACCTGGCCGAGCACGGCGTCATCGTCGAAAAGGCCGGCCTGTACTCGTTCTTCATCATGTTCACCATCGGCATCACCAAGGGCCGCTGGAACACGCTGCTGACCGCGCTGCAGCAGTTCAAGGACGACTACGACAAGAACCAGCCGATCTGGCGCATCCTGCCGGAATTCGCCGCTGCCAACCCGCGCTACGAGCGCATCGGCCTGCGCGACCTGTGTCACCAGATCCACGACATGTACAAGTCCTACGACGTGGCGCGCCTGACGACCGAAATGTACCTATCCGACATGCAACCGGCGATGAAACCCTCCGATGCGTTTGCCAAGATGGCGCACCGCGATATCGAACGCGTGGCCATCGATGCGCTCGAAGGCCGTGTCACGGCCATCCTGCTGACGCCCTACCCCCCCGGCATTCCGCTCTTGATCCCGGGTGAACGCTTCAACCGGACCATCGTCGATTACCTGCGCTTTGCGCGCGACTTCAACGAGAAATTCCCGGGCTTTGAAACCGACGTGCATGGCCTGGTCACGCGCGAGGTGGATGGCAAGCGCGGCTATTTCGTGGACTGCGTCAAGCAGGACTGA